From Cloacibacillus sp., the proteins below share one genomic window:
- a CDS encoding helix-turn-helix domain-containing protein — MTRVLSEGLNQREAAEKLGVSRQAVSEWLKKSARR, encoded by the coding sequence ATCACGCGGGTGCTTTCGGAGGGGCTGAACCAGCGTGAGGCGGCGGAAAAACTTGGCGTCAGCCGGCAGGCCGTGTCGGAGTGGCTTAAAAAATCTGCCCGAAGGTGA